Proteins found in one Subtercola endophyticus genomic segment:
- a CDS encoding isopenicillin N synthase family dioxygenase, translating to MASTFFVPTVDITPYVTNGTAAERASVAEALDQACRQVGFIQIVGHGVDSAAVAGLASAMDDFFALSLDDKKKYVLPPSKNRGYSPPKSESLSYSLGVDPVTRMNDFFEAFNVGTSAAEYPEANLSTDDYAENLWPEVADYEARVSAYFDEAARVAQTLIRIFEDALKVEPGYLEGLTDHSIDVLRMNNYALPEGDIELGAELTGMGEHTDFGIVTVLWADQVEGLQVLDSDGVWHDVSPADDAFLINLGDVSARLTNDQWSSTLHRVKPPIVNGTIKRRRSAAFFHDGNADAVVGPLPHFVAEGDEPHYDPVTVKEHIVAKLSGSRAGKKNVSAVREAARVNAAAQ from the coding sequence GTGGCCAGCACCTTTTTCGTACCGACCGTCGACATCACGCCGTACGTCACGAACGGAACGGCTGCCGAACGGGCATCCGTCGCCGAAGCCCTCGACCAGGCCTGCCGGCAGGTCGGGTTCATCCAGATCGTCGGCCACGGCGTCGACTCCGCAGCAGTCGCGGGGCTGGCCAGCGCCATGGACGACTTCTTCGCCCTCTCGCTCGACGACAAGAAGAAGTACGTGCTTCCACCCTCGAAGAACCGCGGCTATAGCCCGCCCAAGAGCGAATCACTGAGCTACAGCCTCGGCGTCGATCCGGTGACGCGCATGAACGATTTCTTCGAGGCGTTCAACGTGGGCACCTCGGCCGCCGAGTATCCCGAAGCGAACCTGTCGACCGACGACTACGCCGAGAACCTGTGGCCAGAGGTCGCCGACTACGAGGCCCGCGTCAGCGCCTACTTCGATGAGGCCGCACGCGTGGCTCAGACGCTCATCCGCATCTTCGAAGACGCGCTCAAGGTCGAGCCCGGCTACCTCGAAGGCCTCACCGACCACTCCATCGACGTGCTGCGGATGAACAACTACGCCCTGCCCGAGGGCGATATCGAGCTCGGCGCCGAGCTCACGGGCATGGGCGAGCACACCGATTTCGGTATCGTCACCGTGCTCTGGGCCGACCAGGTGGAGGGCCTTCAGGTGCTCGACAGCGACGGCGTGTGGCACGACGTCAGCCCGGCCGACGACGCCTTTCTCATCAACCTCGGTGACGTATCCGCCCGGCTCACCAACGACCAGTGGTCGTCGACGCTGCACCGCGTGAAGCCGCCGATCGTGAACGGAACCATCAAGCGACGCCGTTCGGCCGCGTTCTTCCACGACGGAAACGCCGACGCCGTCGTCGGCCCGCTGCCGCACTTCGTGGCCGAGGGCGACGAGCCGCATTACGACCCGGTCACCGTCAAAGAGCACATCGTCGCCAAACTCAGCGGCTCGCGTGCCGGCAAGAAGAACGTGAGCGCGGTTCGCGAGGCCGCGCGCGTGAACGCCGCCGCCCAGTGA
- a CDS encoding isopenicillin N synthase family dioxygenase, which produces MSASARPAFEIATIDVSAYVADAPTNPADARRAVARAFDAAARTGGIMQIVGHGIPPAVVAGLENAIDDFITLPESDKLALRLAPEINRGYSPPRSEALSKSIGIDPAQRTNDNFESFNIGAAASEFAHLALPPEHYPENVWPGHPVAFRGQVADYYREAQRVAGILMRVIADALGVAPSFFDAFDAAAVDMLRLNVYPEASGGMGAHTDFGFVTVLWADRMPGLQVLGPDNSWHDVVVAQGALLVNLGDLAARLTNDVWPAALHRVRVSATGNVRRRSAAFFHDGYIDATIEPHPAFVEPGERPLYEPITVRENLVAKLRGSRSGQRNYAAARDATRARSARD; this is translated from the coding sequence ATGTCCGCTTCTGCTCGACCCGCGTTCGAGATCGCCACGATCGATGTGTCTGCGTACGTCGCTGACGCGCCAACGAACCCTGCCGACGCACGCCGCGCGGTCGCCCGTGCCTTCGACGCGGCGGCACGTACCGGCGGCATCATGCAGATCGTCGGTCACGGCATTCCCCCTGCCGTCGTCGCGGGTCTCGAAAACGCGATCGACGACTTCATCACCCTGCCCGAGAGCGACAAGCTCGCCCTGCGCCTCGCTCCCGAGATCAACCGCGGCTACAGTCCGCCGCGCAGCGAGGCCCTTAGCAAGAGCATCGGCATCGACCCCGCCCAGCGCACGAACGACAACTTCGAGAGCTTCAACATCGGCGCGGCCGCCTCCGAGTTCGCGCACCTGGCTCTGCCGCCTGAGCACTACCCCGAGAATGTCTGGCCGGGGCATCCGGTCGCCTTTCGCGGCCAGGTCGCCGACTACTATCGCGAGGCGCAGCGCGTGGCAGGAATTCTGATGCGCGTGATCGCCGACGCGCTCGGAGTCGCGCCCTCGTTCTTCGACGCCTTCGATGCGGCGGCGGTAGACATGCTGCGGCTGAACGTCTACCCCGAGGCATCCGGCGGCATGGGAGCCCACACCGACTTCGGTTTCGTCACCGTGCTCTGGGCCGACCGGATGCCCGGGCTGCAGGTTCTCGGCCCCGACAACTCGTGGCACGACGTCGTGGTCGCGCAGGGAGCCCTGCTCGTGAACCTCGGCGACCTCGCCGCGCGCCTCACGAACGACGTCTGGCCCGCGGCCTTGCACCGCGTGCGCGTGTCTGCGACCGGGAACGTGCGGAGGCGCTCAGCGGCGTTCTTTCACGACGGCTACATCGACGCGACTATCGAGCCCCACCCGGCCTTCGTCGAACCCGGCGAGCGCCCCCTCTACGAGCCGATCACGGTGCGTGAGAACCTCGTCGCGAAGCTCCGCGGCAGCCGCAGTGGCCAGCGCAACTACGCCGCCGCTCGCGACGCAACCCGCGCCCGCTCCGCCCGCGACTGA
- a CDS encoding PDDEXK nuclease domain-containing protein — translation MVEFGLSLPENYSQLLDSLKGQIQAARRRTHVVVNTALIDLYWSIGYTILAEQQRSGWGSGVVAQLAADLRFEFPAMTGLSRSNLRYMRSLAAAWPDRDAIYQQPVGKLPWGHITVLIDKISEQSARDWYAAEAVNRGWSRNVLLNQIKNRTLERSGASPSNFTMHLGGSDSELAQQIAKDPYVFDFLDLRGEVAERELEGALTDRMVDTLRELGEGFAFVGRQVHFDVGGDDFYLDLLFFHIEQSRYVVIELKTGKFEPGFAGQLGFYVALVDDRLRREAHAPTVGILVCGSRNDHTVRYSLGRSLSPMAVSTYTYDALPSSEQTALPNAAVIAAALQAAGE, via the coding sequence GTGGTCGAATTCGGTCTCTCCCTCCCCGAAAACTATTCGCAGTTGCTCGACTCGCTGAAAGGTCAGATCCAGGCCGCGCGTCGCAGAACTCACGTTGTCGTCAATACCGCGTTGATCGACCTGTACTGGTCTATCGGCTACACCATCCTGGCCGAGCAGCAGCGGTCCGGATGGGGCAGCGGAGTTGTGGCGCAGCTGGCTGCTGACTTGCGATTTGAGTTTCCCGCGATGACGGGGCTTTCGCGCAGCAATCTGCGGTACATGCGAAGTCTCGCCGCCGCGTGGCCTGACCGTGATGCAATTTACCAACAGCCTGTTGGTAAATTGCCGTGGGGTCACATCACGGTATTGATCGACAAGATCTCGGAACAGTCTGCGCGTGACTGGTACGCCGCCGAGGCGGTAAACCGGGGGTGGTCGCGCAACGTTTTGCTCAACCAGATCAAGAACCGCACGCTCGAGCGTTCCGGTGCGTCGCCGAGTAATTTCACGATGCATCTGGGTGGCTCCGACTCCGAGCTCGCGCAGCAGATCGCGAAAGACCCGTACGTGTTCGACTTTCTCGACCTCAGAGGCGAAGTCGCCGAGCGAGAGCTCGAAGGCGCCCTGACCGACCGAATGGTCGACACTCTGCGTGAACTAGGGGAGGGATTCGCGTTCGTCGGGCGCCAGGTGCACTTCGACGTCGGCGGAGACGACTTCTACCTCGACCTGCTGTTCTTTCACATCGAGCAGTCGCGCTACGTGGTGATCGAACTGAAGACCGGAAAGTTCGAGCCCGGATTCGCCGGCCAGCTCGGGTTCTATGTCGCACTTGTCGACGATCGTCTGCGCCGCGAAGCTCACGCTCCCACCGTCGGCATCCTTGTCTGCGGCAGTCGAAACGACCACACGGTGCGCTATTCGCTCGGCCGATCGCTGTCACCGATGGCGGTTTCGACCTACACCTACGACGCGCTCCCTTCGAGCGAGCAGACTGCTCTTCCTAACGCCGCCGTCATCGCGGCGGCGCTGCAGGCAGCGGGGGAGTGA
- a CDS encoding alpha/beta fold hydrolase produces the protein MTAAGWLDGPDGGRADARVEAVGNTPRAVDTRRAEAQADSANASPELDATMPSIVLIHGAWAGSWVWDRLCTELAAAGYRTRAVDLPGVGAHAGDPAEATLESHVAAVVAAIDESSRAVLVAHSGGGVIATAVAERMPERIAGVLYVAGIMLPSGLTFAELCDEISVSSPDANGIVPYLEPVHIGADDALPATGGAAGAGGQSGSTPATPATSAAPPTAATVVPPEAGVAVFFNRAPAADAVAASRRLGAWPDTVLSPVVTHTVERFGTVPRVYVEAEFDRSIPLAVQRHMQTRTPGASRLTLPSDHAPQLSSPEQLLAGILSFLETLQT, from the coding sequence GTGACGGCAGCGGGCTGGCTCGACGGACCCGACGGCGGGCGGGCGGATGCTCGGGTCGAGGCCGTGGGCAACACCCCCCGCGCCGTCGACACCCGTCGCGCCGAAGCTCAGGCCGATTCAGCGAATGCCAGCCCCGAGCTCGACGCCACGATGCCGTCGATCGTGTTGATCCACGGAGCGTGGGCCGGTTCCTGGGTGTGGGACCGCCTCTGCACCGAACTCGCCGCCGCCGGATACCGCACTCGCGCCGTCGACCTGCCGGGAGTCGGCGCACACGCGGGCGACCCGGCCGAGGCGACGCTCGAGTCGCACGTCGCTGCGGTGGTCGCGGCGATCGACGAGAGCTCGCGAGCGGTGCTCGTCGCGCACTCGGGCGGCGGCGTGATCGCCACCGCTGTGGCCGAGCGGATGCCGGAGCGCATCGCCGGGGTGCTCTACGTGGCGGGCATCATGCTCCCCTCGGGGCTGACCTTCGCCGAGCTCTGCGACGAGATCAGCGTGTCGTCGCCCGATGCGAACGGCATCGTTCCGTACCTCGAGCCCGTGCACATCGGCGCCGATGATGCGCTCCCCGCGACGGGTGGCGCAGCGGGCGCCGGCGGCCAGTCCGGAAGCACCCCCGCCACGCCGGCCACCTCCGCCGCGCCGCCCACAGCGGCCACGGTCGTGCCGCCCGAGGCCGGCGTCGCGGTGTTCTTCAACCGCGCACCGGCGGCCGACGCCGTCGCGGCGAGCCGCCGGCTCGGAGCGTGGCCCGATACGGTGCTCTCTCCCGTGGTCACGCACACCGTCGAGCGGTTCGGAACCGTGCCGCGCGTCTATGTGGAGGCCGAGTTCGATCGATCCATACCGCTGGCGGTGCAGCGCCACATGCAGACGCGAACCCCGGGGGCGTCCCGCCTCACGCTGCCGAGTGATCACGCGCCACAGCTCTCTTCACCCGAGCAGCTGCTGGCGGGCATCCTGAGCTTTCTGGAAACCCTGCAGACGTGA